One part of the Caproiciproducens sp. CPB-2 genome encodes these proteins:
- a CDS encoding sodium:solute symporter family protein, with protein MSSTQITASVIILLYMAATVAIGLIASRRKKSKLAKESNDDFLMAGKSLGPLVLAGTLFASNTGGASTTGIATNVYKYGLSASWYVIAGGIGFVLVSFIAPYFRKAQANTVPEIISKRYGKASHIFTAFTSITALFMATGAQIIATASIISVLTGIGFNIAAIISTVVVIVYTMIGGYKSVTAANLMHVLFITVGMGIAMFIMVNNKDVGGFGALFTKAQGIQAASGESLNLLSMTKIGFTTIIGYIVMYFMTFPTGQEIVQTFCSAKDGKSAKLGSVLAGLVSAAFAIIPAIIGLIAYSCIDGYAAGGIQKNALAEATMRFAPPVVAGIVLAAIVAATISSASGNMIGTATMFTNDIFTPYINKGIKNDQKEIWISRVVMVIVGIVGLIIALTASNIISVMMSAFALRSAGPFAAFICGIFYKNVTKRAGFISIVVGTVVAAIWIYALHSPWDLSAMVPGGIVAFIAIFAISAIDKKMGIAPAPEIQFDEE; from the coding sequence ATGAGCAGCACACAAATCACGGCATCCGTTATTATTTTGCTGTACATGGCGGCAACTGTGGCGATCGGGTTGATTGCGTCCAGGAGGAAGAAGTCCAAACTGGCGAAGGAAAGCAATGACGACTTCCTGATGGCAGGAAAATCTTTAGGGCCCCTTGTGCTTGCAGGCACTTTGTTTGCGTCCAATACGGGCGGCGCGAGTACAACCGGCATCGCAACCAATGTCTATAAATACGGTTTGTCCGCAAGCTGGTACGTAATCGCCGGGGGCATCGGATTTGTTCTGGTTTCTTTCATCGCTCCCTATTTCAGGAAAGCGCAGGCGAATACCGTACCGGAAATCATCAGCAAGCGTTACGGAAAAGCTTCCCATATTTTTACAGCATTTACATCCATTACCGCGCTTTTCATGGCCACAGGGGCGCAGATTATCGCTACCGCATCCATTATCAGTGTTTTGACTGGCATCGGATTTAACATTGCCGCTATCATCAGCACCGTCGTTGTAATCGTCTATACCATGATTGGCGGCTATAAATCGGTTACTGCGGCAAACCTCATGCACGTTTTGTTCATCACAGTCGGTATGGGAATTGCCATGTTCATTATGGTAAACAATAAAGATGTAGGCGGCTTCGGCGCCCTGTTCACAAAGGCACAGGGTATTCAAGCGGCCTCCGGCGAATCCCTTAATTTGCTGAGCATGACTAAAATCGGCTTTACTACGATTATAGGCTATATCGTGATGTATTTTATGACGTTCCCAACCGGTCAGGAAATCGTACAGACCTTCTGCTCCGCAAAGGACGGAAAATCCGCAAAACTCGGATCTGTGCTGGCAGGTCTTGTGTCCGCTGCGTTCGCAATCATCCCTGCCATTATCGGCCTGATCGCTTATTCATGCATTGACGGCTATGCGGCAGGAGGCATCCAGAAGAATGCCTTGGCAGAAGCCACCATGCGCTTTGCTCCGCCGGTTGTTGCGGGTATTGTTCTGGCGGCAATTGTTGCGGCAACCATCAGCAGCGCCTCTGGCAATATGATCGGCACGGCTACCATGTTCACCAATGACATTTTCACGCCCTATATTAACAAGGGAATAAAGAACGACCAAAAGGAAATTTGGATTTCCCGTGTAGTCATGGTTATTGTTGGCATTGTCGGCCTTATTATAGCACTCACCGCGTCGAACATCATCAGCGTTATGATGAGCGCATTCGCACTGAGAAGTGCAGGGCCCTTCGCGGCATTTATCTGCGGTATCTTCTATAAGAATGTTACGAAACGCGCGGGCTTCATTTCTATTGTGGTTGGTACCGTAGTTGCGGCTATCTGGATTTACGCTCTGCATTCTCCTTGGGATCTCAGCGCAATGGTACCCGGCGGCATCGTGGCATTCATCGCAATTTTCGCAATTTCTGCGATTGATAAGAAAATGGGAATTGCGCCAGCGCCGGAAATTCAGTTTGACGAAGAATAG
- a CDS encoding YgeY family selenium metabolism-linked hydrolase → MLTKERQDAVIELCRKLIRQKSYSGEESGVAAELKSFFEGHGFDDVFVDDYGNTIGHIKGNRPGKKLLFDGHMDTVPVTDPAVWVHDPFAADIADGKICGRGTSDMKGALSAMASAAANFAADNGKNFAGDIYVAGVVHEECFEGVAARRISGRVQPDYVVIGEASNLNIKIGQRGRAEIVVETFGKPAHSANPEKGINAVYKMCKVVEAIRTLEPTHHPVLGNGIMELTDVKSSPYPGASVVPEYCRATYDRRLLVGETKEGVLKPIQDLLDKLMADDSELKAKVSYAVGTETCYTGNKITGERFFPGWLYDKEEPFVQDVLKEMQAEGFEPQITQYNFCTNGSHYAGEEGIKTLGIGPSQENLAHTLNEYIEIEQLTKVTEAYYAVMKALLK, encoded by the coding sequence ATGCTGACAAAAGAAAGACAGGACGCAGTGATTGAGCTTTGCAGAAAGCTTATTCGCCAAAAAAGTTACTCAGGTGAGGAAAGCGGCGTTGCTGCCGAGCTGAAGTCGTTTTTTGAGGGACATGGTTTTGATGATGTGTTCGTGGACGACTATGGCAACACGATCGGACACATCAAAGGCAACCGCCCGGGGAAAAAGTTGCTTTTTGACGGACACATGGACACAGTTCCCGTGACCGACCCCGCCGTTTGGGTGCATGACCCGTTTGCCGCTGATATTGCGGACGGAAAAATCTGTGGCAGAGGCACCTCGGACATGAAAGGAGCGCTTTCTGCAATGGCATCGGCCGCCGCAAACTTTGCCGCCGATAACGGCAAGAATTTCGCGGGCGATATCTATGTGGCAGGCGTGGTGCATGAAGAGTGTTTTGAGGGTGTTGCCGCCCGAAGAATCAGTGGACGAGTCCAACCGGACTATGTGGTCATCGGCGAAGCGTCGAATCTGAACATCAAAATTGGGCAGCGCGGCCGCGCGGAGATTGTAGTTGAAACCTTTGGCAAACCTGCGCACTCCGCAAACCCCGAAAAGGGCATCAATGCTGTTTACAAAATGTGTAAGGTGGTAGAGGCCATTCGGACGCTTGAACCTACGCATCATCCTGTATTGGGCAACGGTATTATGGAACTCACCGACGTAAAGAGCTCACCGTACCCGGGTGCCTCGGTGGTACCGGAATACTGCCGTGCCACCTATGACCGCCGCCTGCTGGTTGGCGAGACAAAGGAAGGCGTGCTCAAGCCCATTCAGGATTTGCTGGACAAGCTGATGGCAGATGACAGCGAGCTGAAAGCAAAGGTGTCCTACGCAGTGGGAACCGAAACCTGCTATACCGGCAATAAAATTACGGGCGAGCGTTTCTTCCCCGGCTGGCTCTACGACAAAGAGGAACCGTTTGTACAGGACGTTCTGAAGGAAATGCAGGCGGAGGGATTTGAGCCGCAGATTACCCAATACAACTTCTGCACCAACGGCAGCCACTATGCCGGAGAAGAGGGAATCAAAACACTCGGCATTGGACCGTCGCAGGAAAATCTGGCGCATACGCTCAACGAATATATTGAGATTGAACAGCTCACCAAAGTCACCGAGGCATACTACGCGGTGATGAAAGCCCTTTTGAAATAG
- the dpaL gene encoding diaminopropionate ammonia-lyase: protein MNECFKSVHWEHPEEGKAYSVERFGVAHAKDVNSFHKSFPEYSVTPLVELCSLAKQLGLGDIWVKDESFRFGLNAFKVLGGSYAIGRYLSKRLRVPLSQLPYERMTSDKVKQKLGSLTFVTATDGNHGRGVAWTANRLGQKSVVYMPQGSAQERLENIRALGSEASITDLNYDDAVRLANENAEKYGWIMVQDTSWEGYEDIPGWIMEGYTTMAYEAAQQLREQKPTHIFLQAGVGAMSGGVTGFFADLYKDDPHPPIITIVEPNQADCLYRTAYANDGRLHFVKGEMHTIMAGLACGEPCTIGWQVLRDHADNFVSMPDYVAAKGMRILGNPLPGDTRIISGESGASTLGLVAELMQNSSLGWLRDQLKIDASSKVLCFSTEGDTDKDGYRNIVWDGKHSSFE from the coding sequence ATGAACGAATGCTTTAAATCTGTGCATTGGGAGCACCCTGAAGAAGGAAAGGCATATTCTGTGGAGCGTTTCGGCGTTGCGCATGCCAAAGATGTCAACTCCTTTCATAAAAGCTTTCCAGAGTACAGCGTCACCCCGCTCGTCGAGCTGTGCTCTTTGGCAAAGCAGTTGGGGTTGGGAGACATCTGGGTGAAGGACGAAAGCTTCCGGTTCGGTCTTAATGCCTTCAAGGTTCTGGGAGGCAGCTACGCAATTGGTAGGTACCTGTCAAAACGACTTAGAGTTCCTCTTTCGCAGCTGCCCTATGAGCGAATGACAAGCGACAAAGTGAAGCAAAAGCTTGGCTCGCTTACCTTTGTGACCGCGACCGACGGAAACCATGGCAGAGGCGTGGCTTGGACAGCAAACAGACTGGGACAGAAGAGCGTGGTGTACATGCCCCAAGGCAGCGCTCAGGAACGGCTCGAAAATATCCGGGCATTGGGCTCCGAGGCTTCGATTACCGATCTGAACTATGATGACGCGGTACGTTTGGCAAATGAAAATGCGGAAAAGTACGGCTGGATTATGGTGCAGGATACGTCATGGGAGGGTTATGAGGACATTCCCGGATGGATTATGGAGGGCTACACCACCATGGCATACGAAGCGGCACAGCAGCTCCGGGAGCAAAAGCCAACACACATTTTCTTACAAGCCGGTGTTGGGGCGATGTCGGGAGGTGTCACAGGCTTTTTTGCGGATTTGTACAAGGACGACCCGCATCCGCCAATCATTACGATTGTGGAGCCTAATCAGGCGGATTGCCTTTACCGCACCGCCTATGCTAATGACGGCAGGCTGCATTTCGTAAAAGGCGAAATGCACACCATCATGGCCGGACTTGCCTGCGGTGAGCCGTGTACCATCGGCTGGCAGGTGCTGCGTGACCACGCGGACAACTTTGTATCCATGCCTGACTATGTGGCGGCCAAAGGCATGAGGATTCTGGGCAACCCGCTGCCGGGAGATACAAGAATCATATCCGGCGAAAGCGGCGCGTCAACGCTCGGCCTTGTGGCGGAGCTGATGCAAAACAGCAGTCTCGGATGGCTGCGTGACCAGCTTAAAATAGATGCGTCATCCAAGGTGCTTTGTTTCTCCACCGAAGGGGATACCGACAAAGACGGTTATCGTAATATCGTATGGGATGGAAAACATTCCAGCTTTGAATAG
- a CDS encoding RidA family protein — protein sequence MKNVVSSTSAPAAIGPYSQAITANGFVFASGQLPIDPSTGGFPEGGVTAQSEQSIKNLKTVLTEAGCSLDDVVKTTVFLKDIGDFAAMNDVYSQHFKQQCPARSAIEVANLPKGAVVEIEAIAVLPK from the coding sequence ATGAAAAACGTTGTTTCCAGTACCAGCGCTCCGGCAGCAATCGGCCCGTATTCTCAGGCAATCACCGCAAACGGCTTTGTGTTTGCGTCGGGTCAGCTTCCGATTGACCCTTCCACAGGCGGCTTTCCTGAAGGTGGCGTCACGGCGCAAAGCGAGCAATCCATTAAAAATCTTAAAACCGTTCTTACAGAAGCTGGCTGCAGTCTTGATGACGTGGTAAAGACAACTGTATTTTTGAAGGACATCGGAGACTTTGCTGCGATGAACGACGTGTATTCGCAACATTTCAAGCAACAGTGCCCCGCACGTAGCGCGATTGAAGTGGCAAACCTGCCTAAGGGCGCCGTGGTTGAGATTGAGGCAATTGCAGTTTTACCAAAATGA
- a CDS encoding helix-turn-helix transcriptional regulator, with protein sequence MTNIMDYYKKLIPFLGQAIGLSCEVALQDCRAGCIVAISNSHISGRQVGSPLTDLARQIINNGAWKEQDYIAGYEGRSQNGRLLRSSTFFIKENDQLLGMICINYDTSCFSQISNALLELGGLKYAGNPVLINSAGGEAAPKETFFDDLDYSINSTVTELFGDHIPEHFNQEDRITIIRKLSDKGVFLVKGCVGRVSHLLRCSNASVYRYLSIIGRESEK encoded by the coding sequence ATGACAAACATTATGGATTATTATAAAAAGCTGATTCCCTTTTTGGGACAGGCTATCGGTTTATCCTGCGAGGTTGCCTTGCAGGACTGTCGGGCGGGCTGTATTGTCGCGATTTCCAACAGTCATATCAGCGGCCGTCAGGTAGGTTCCCCGCTGACTGACCTTGCCCGCCAGATTATCAACAATGGGGCATGGAAAGAACAGGACTATATTGCCGGCTACGAGGGGCGCTCACAAAACGGCCGTTTGCTGCGTTCTTCCACCTTTTTTATTAAAGAGAACGATCAACTGCTTGGCATGATATGCATAAATTACGACACCTCTTGCTTTTCACAGATCAGCAACGCATTGCTCGAACTTGGAGGACTGAAGTATGCGGGCAATCCGGTATTGATTAACAGCGCCGGCGGTGAGGCTGCTCCAAAGGAAACCTTTTTTGATGATTTGGACTATTCCATCAACAGTACGGTAACGGAACTTTTTGGCGATCATATTCCGGAGCACTTCAACCAGGAAGACCGAATCACGATTATCCGCAAGTTAAGCGACAAGGGTGTGTTTCTCGTGAAGGGATGCGTGGGACGCGTTTCCCACTTACTGCGCTGCAGTAACGCCAGTGTGTACCGTTATCTGTCCATCATTGGACGCGAAAGCGAAAAGTAA
- a CDS encoding Fic/DOC family protein: MNDYQYEYDWDSKYCYPNSFTLINKLGIQDAKALNEAEREITAMRVSQIKENPCKGDFDLKHLQAIHRFLFHDVYSWAGQLRTVNISKGNQFCNCMYIESGSKLVFDKLKQEDRYLIGTPTDVIGEKLAYYLGEINVIHPFREGNGRTQRVFIESLARIAGYQVDFTNVSGREMIEASADAFNCDYRKMTDLFQRITSPISSIEQEEYIRLVMPKGASFLKIYHESSEYQ, translated from the coding sequence ATGAATGATTATCAATATGAGTACGATTGGGATAGCAAGTATTGTTATCCCAATTCCTTTACTCTCATCAATAAGCTGGGCATACAAGATGCTAAGGCACTGAATGAAGCTGAACGGGAAATCACTGCCATGCGTGTGTCTCAGATCAAAGAAAATCCTTGCAAGGGCGATTTTGACCTAAAGCATTTACAGGCGATACATCGGTTCCTTTTTCATGATGTTTATTCGTGGGCCGGCCAGCTGCGCACGGTGAACATTTCAAAGGGGAATCAGTTCTGCAACTGCATGTACATTGAATCCGGCTCAAAACTTGTCTTTGACAAATTAAAACAGGAAGATCGATATTTGATCGGAACGCCTACCGATGTGATCGGCGAGAAGCTGGCCTACTATTTGGGAGAGATCAACGTTATTCATCCGTTTCGGGAAGGTAATGGGCGAACACAGAGAGTATTTATAGAAAGCCTGGCACGGATCGCAGGATATCAAGTGGATTTTACGAATGTGTCTGGCCGAGAAATGATAGAGGCCAGCGCCGATGCCTTTAACTGCGACTACCGTAAAATGACAGATTTATTTCAAAGGATTACGTCACCCATATCGTCTATAGAGCAGGAAGAATACATTCGGCTTGTGATGCCAAAAGGAGCATCATTCTTAAAGATCTATCATGAATCGAGTGAATATCAGTAA
- a CDS encoding M23 family metallopeptidase produces the protein MPSNSHSCRRRGWNGTAMVTFNYVSHVLRYYSTAGSSGSGIFGYPIKVGKYTISSPFGYRSNPTTGKYTLHKGVDFAAAYGTPIYASESGKVIFADFGITGGGYGGYGNVVAIQHSSSTISLYGHCSQLLVKKGDTVQKGQVIALVGSTGESTGNHCHFEIRENGKAVDPMGFLK, from the coding sequence ATGCCGTCGAATTCTCACAGCTGCAGGCGGCGCGGCTGGAATGGGACAGCTATGGTGACGTTCAACTATGTCAGCCATGTGCTTCGCTATTACAGCACGGCCGGAAGCTCCGGAAGCGGTATCTTCGGCTATCCGATCAAAGTGGGGAAATACACGATCTCATCACCCTTTGGTTACCGTTCCAACCCAACGACAGGCAAGTACACCCTTCATAAGGGTGTGGATTTCGCGGCAGCTTATGGAACGCCGATCTACGCCAGCGAATCCGGGAAGGTAATCTTCGCTGATTTCGGAATCACAGGAGGCGGTTACGGCGGCTATGGAAATGTTGTCGCAATTCAGCATTCATCCTCCACAATTTCCCTGTACGGCCACTGCTCACAGCTGCTGGTGAAGAAAGGAGATACCGTACAGAAAGGGCAGGTGATCGCTCTGGTCGGAAGCACCGGAGAATCCACCGGAAACCACTGCCACTTTGAAATCCGTGAAAACGGAAAAGCTGTTGATCCGATGGGCTTCCTGAAATAG
- a CDS encoding AbrB/MazE/SpoVT family DNA-binding domain-containing protein, with amino-acid sequence MKSTGAIRYADTFGRVALPKKLRIKLKIKEQDPLEIYVENGRVVLKKYKPACVFCNSMHKLTTFRGYSICRECREKINAVQNKSG; translated from the coding sequence ATGAAATCTACTGGGGCGATTCGTTATGCTGATACGTTTGGACGCGTTGCATTGCCAAAAAAGTTAAGAATAAAACTCAAAATAAAAGAGCAGGATCCCCTTGAAATTTATGTTGAGAATGGAAGAGTTGTCTTGAAGAAATACAAGCCTGCATGTGTCTTTTGTAACAGTATGCATAAACTCACAACATTCAGAGGCTACAGTATTTGTCGTGAATGTAGGGAGAAAATCAATGCAGTTCAAAATAAGTCAGGATAA
- the nspC gene encoding carboxynorspermidine decarboxylase, with protein sequence MMDPRIFALPTPCYVVDEELLIKNLEILRDTARRAGCKILLAQKAFSMFAVYPMIGQYLDGTTASGLFEAKLGHEEMGGETHIFSAAYLENNFEEILRICDHIIFNSFHQWEKYKRKSLASGKSFGIRINPDHSTQEHGIYDPCAPGSRLGVTIQNFRPDLLEGIEGLHFHTLCEQSSDALIETLAAVEDKFGAFLPRMKWVNFGGGHHITRPDYDRDALIACIRRFQEKYGAEVYLEPGEAVALNAGFLVTSVLDIVKNGVETALLDASAACHMPDVIEMPYRPPLYESGKAGEKAYTYRLAGATCLAGDVIGDYSFDQPLKPGDRLAFCDMAIYSMVKNNTFNGICLPSIALRRQTGELTVIRSFGYADFKNRLS encoded by the coding sequence ATGATGGATCCCCGTATCTTTGCGCTCCCCACCCCTTGCTATGTGGTGGATGAGGAGCTTCTCATAAAAAATCTGGAAATCCTCCGCGACACCGCCCGGCGGGCCGGCTGCAAAATCCTGCTGGCGCAAAAGGCCTTCTCGATGTTTGCGGTCTATCCGATGATCGGGCAGTATCTTGACGGAACCACTGCGAGCGGGCTTTTTGAAGCAAAACTGGGACACGAAGAAATGGGTGGCGAAACGCATATTTTTTCGGCCGCTTATCTTGAAAATAATTTTGAAGAAATATTAAGAATCTGCGACCACATTATCTTCAATTCTTTTCATCAGTGGGAAAAGTATAAGCGCAAGTCGCTTGCTTCCGGCAAAAGCTTCGGAATCCGGATCAATCCGGATCATTCTACGCAGGAGCACGGTATCTACGACCCTTGTGCGCCCGGTTCGAGGTTGGGGGTAACAATCCAAAACTTTCGCCCCGACCTGCTTGAGGGGATCGAGGGACTGCATTTTCACACTCTGTGCGAGCAAAGCAGCGATGCGTTAATCGAAACACTGGCGGCGGTAGAGGACAAGTTCGGGGCGTTTTTGCCGCGGATGAAATGGGTGAATTTCGGGGGCGGGCACCACATTACCCGCCCGGATTATGACCGGGACGCGCTGATTGCCTGTATCCGGCGCTTTCAGGAAAAATACGGCGCCGAGGTTTATCTTGAGCCGGGGGAAGCGGTGGCGCTGAACGCGGGCTTTCTGGTAACCAGTGTGCTTGATATTGTAAAAAACGGTGTCGAAACAGCCCTGCTGGATGCTTCGGCGGCGTGCCATATGCCCGATGTGATCGAAATGCCCTACCGTCCGCCCCTTTACGAAAGCGGAAAAGCCGGCGAAAAAGCATACACCTACCGTCTTGCGGGGGCTACCTGTCTGGCGGGAGACGTCATTGGAGATTACTCCTTCGACCAACCCTTAAAGCCGGGAGACCGCCTTGCCTTTTGCGACATGGCGATCTATTCGATGGTAAAAAACAATACTTTTAACGGGATCTGCCTGCCATCCATCGCACTGCGCAGGCAAACCGGCGAACTGACGGTGATCAGGAGCTTCGGGTACGCCGATTTCAAAAACAGGTTGTCTTAA
- a CDS encoding saccharopine dehydrogenase family protein encodes MGKCMIIGCGGVAGVAIHKCCQNSDAFEEIMIASRTKSKCDALKDLLQGSTKTKIRTARVDADKVDELVALIRDFQPDVVLNLALPYQDLSIMEACLATKTHYIDTANYEPPDTAKFEYKWQWDYRERFREAGICALLGSGFDPGVTGVFSAYALKHQFDEINEIDILDCNGGDHGYPFATNFNPEINIREVSAKGSYWQDGGWVETEPMEIKRRYDFAGVGPKDMYLLHHEEIESLALNIPGIRRIRFFMTFGESYLTHLKCLENVGMTSIKPILYEGKEIVPLQFLKAVLPDPASLGPRTVGKTNIGCIFQGKKDGKDKTYCLYNICDHQECYREVGSQAISYTTGVPAMIGAMLVMNGTWNKPGVWNMEEFDPDPFMDALNQWGLPWIEDFAPVLVE; translated from the coding sequence ATGGGTAAATGTATGATCATCGGCTGCGGAGGTGTGGCGGGCGTTGCCATCCACAAGTGCTGCCAGAACAGCGATGCCTTTGAAGAAATTATGATTGCCAGCCGCACCAAATCCAAATGCGACGCTCTGAAGGATTTGCTGCAGGGCAGTACCAAAACCAAGATCCGCACCGCGCGGGTAGATGCCGACAAGGTGGACGAGCTTGTTGCGCTGATCCGGGACTTTCAGCCCGACGTCGTTTTGAATCTGGCCCTGCCTTATCAGGATTTAAGCATTATGGAGGCGTGCCTTGCCACCAAAACGCACTACATCGATACCGCCAACTACGAACCGCCGGATACCGCTAAATTTGAGTACAAGTGGCAGTGGGATTACCGTGAGCGCTTTCGCGAGGCGGGGATCTGCGCGCTGCTGGGCAGCGGCTTTGACCCCGGCGTAACCGGCGTGTTCTCGGCCTATGCGCTCAAGCACCAATTCGATGAAATCAACGAGATCGATATCCTCGACTGCAACGGCGGGGACCACGGTTATCCCTTTGCCACCAACTTTAACCCCGAAATCAACATCCGCGAGGTATCCGCCAAGGGCAGCTACTGGCAGGACGGAGGCTGGGTGGAAACCGAACCGATGGAGATCAAGCGCCGGTACGACTTTGCGGGAGTAGGGCCCAAGGATATGTACCTGCTGCATCATGAGGAAATCGAAAGCCTTGCCCTCAACATTCCCGGTATCCGCCGCATCCGCTTTTTCATGACCTTTGGCGAAAGCTATCTGACCCACCTGAAGTGTCTGGAAAACGTGGGCATGACCTCCATCAAGCCGATTCTGTACGAGGGGAAAGAGATCGTACCCCTGCAGTTTTTAAAGGCGGTCCTGCCCGACCCTGCCTCGCTTGGCCCGCGCACGGTCGGCAAGACGAACATCGGCTGCATCTTCCAGGGGAAAAAGGACGGCAAGGATAAAACCTACTGCCTCTACAATATCTGCGACCATCAGGAATGCTATCGTGAGGTAGGCTCCCAGGCGATTTCGTATACCACCGGCGTGCCCGCTATGATCGGCGCTATGCTGGTAATGAACGGCACATGGAACAAACCGGGGGTCTGGAATATGGAGGAATTTGACCCCGATCCGTTCATGGACGCACTCAATCAATGGGGGCTGCCCTGGATCGAGGACTTTGCCCCCGTCCTGGTGGAATGA
- the speB gene encoding agmatinase, whose translation MNRNLQCFLSCEAQYDEADIALFGVPFDGTASFRPGARFGPAAIRGESFGLETYSPYCGRDLADCRIFDGGDLELPFGNPRRMLALTQEYTARVLADGKLPVMLGGEHLITLGAVRAVLERYPGLHVIHFDAHTDLRSDYLGEELSHATVMRQIWKLMGDGRIHQFGIRSGERYEFEFAGAHTDLHPFNLHDFESFLPSLAGKPVYFSLDLDVLDPSVFCGTGTPEPGGVGFQELLDAVLQLHRLNVVGCDVNELSPHYDHSGASTAAACKIVRELLLQLKGEMENG comes from the coding sequence ATGAATAGGAATCTGCAATGCTTTTTATCCTGCGAAGCACAGTATGACGAGGCGGATATCGCGCTCTTTGGCGTGCCGTTTGACGGTACGGCCTCCTTTCGCCCCGGCGCACGCTTTGGCCCCGCTGCAATCCGCGGCGAAAGCTTTGGGCTTGAAACCTACTCGCCGTACTGCGGCCGTGACCTTGCCGACTGCCGTATCTTTGACGGCGGCGATTTGGAGCTGCCCTTCGGAAATCCCCGGCGGATGCTCGCGCTGACGCAGGAGTATACCGCGCGGGTGCTGGCGGACGGCAAGCTGCCCGTTATGCTGGGCGGCGAACACTTGATTACCCTTGGTGCGGTACGGGCGGTGCTGGAGCGTTATCCCGGGCTGCATGTCATCCACTTTGACGCGCATACCGACCTGCGCAGCGATTATCTGGGTGAGGAGCTTTCCCACGCCACGGTCATGCGGCAGATCTGGAAGCTGATGGGGGACGGCAGGATCCACCAGTTCGGCATCCGCAGCGGAGAGCGGTACGAATTTGAATTTGCAGGAGCCCATACCGACCTTCATCCGTTCAACCTGCACGATTTTGAGTCGTTTCTTCCCAGTCTGGCGGGAAAACCCGTCTACTTCTCGCTGGATTTGGATGTGCTGGACCCCTCTGTGTTTTGCGGCACGGGCACTCCCGAACCGGGCGGGGTCGGTTTCCAGGAGCTGTTGGATGCCGTCCTGCAGCTGCACCGGCTGAACGTTGTGGGCTGTGATGTGAATGAGCTTTCCCCCCACTACGACCACAGCGGGGCCTCCACAGCCGCCGCCTGTAAAATCGTCAGAGAATTGCTATTACAGCTAAAAGGAGAAATGGAAAATGGGTAA
- the speE gene encoding polyamine aminopropyltransferase, which translates to MDDLWYSEYDTPNVRFSIKVNAQLHSEQSDYQKIAVYDSPEFGRFLTLDGVLMLTERDEFIYHEMITHVPMAVGPDTKRVLLIGGGDGGAARELGKYPDIERIDVVEIDQRVVAVCKQYLPRTACGFDNPKVRLHFNDGLRFVRSAEEEYDLIIVDSTDPSGPGEVLFTKEFYGNCLKALRRNGIMVNQHESPFYGEDAKAMKAAHKRIVSVFPLARVYQAHIPTYPSGQWLFGFASKGPHPLKDLDAARWNALGIPTRYYNTNLHRGSFYLANYIEEALSENE; encoded by the coding sequence ATGGACGATTTATGGTACAGCGAATATGATACGCCCAACGTGCGCTTTTCGATCAAGGTAAACGCGCAGTTACACAGCGAGCAAAGCGATTATCAGAAAATCGCCGTGTATGACTCCCCCGAGTTCGGGCGCTTTTTGACACTGGACGGCGTGCTGATGCTCACCGAGCGGGACGAGTTTATCTACCATGAGATGATTACTCACGTTCCGATGGCGGTCGGGCCGGATACCAAACGGGTGCTGCTGATTGGCGGGGGAGACGGCGGCGCGGCCAGAGAGCTCGGTAAATATCCCGACATTGAGCGGATCGACGTTGTGGAGATTGATCAGCGCGTGGTGGCCGTCTGCAAACAGTATCTGCCCCGGACCGCCTGCGGGTTTGATAACCCAAAGGTCCGGCTGCATTTTAACGACGGTCTGCGCTTTGTCCGTTCGGCGGAGGAGGAATACGACCTGATCATCGTCGATTCCACCGACCCTTCGGGACCGGGTGAAGTGCTTTTTACTAAAGAGTTTTACGGCAACTGCCTGAAAGCGCTGCGCCGGAACGGGATCATGGTCAACCAGCACGAAAGCCCCTTCTACGGCGAGGATGCCAAAGCCATGAAGGCGGCGCATAAGCGGATTGTTTCGGTTTTTCCGCTGGCGCGTGTCTATCAGGCGCATATCCCCACCTATCCCTCGGGACAGTGGCTGTTCGGCTTCGCCTCCAAGGGGCCGCACCCGCTGAAAGACCTGGATGCGGCACGCTGGAACGCCTTGGGCATTCCGACACGTTACTACAATACCAATCTGCACAGGGGCTCGTTTTATCTGGCAAATTATATCGAGGAGGCACTGAGCGAAAATGAATAG